One genomic window of Candidatus Nitrospira inopinata includes the following:
- the mazG gene encoding nucleoside triphosphate pyrophosphohydrolase, whose amino-acid sequence MSEHFDKVAGIMAALRAPNGCPWDRKQTHESLKPYLLEETYEVLETIDQGDEAKLREELGDVLLQVLFHSQIAAEAGTFTIDDVLETLAEKLIRRHPHVFATDGRPGSVTNSDQVLSQWEQIKRAEREAAGHPPSALDGVPKTLPALLRAYQIQARASRIGFDWPHNAGGLEQIFGKIVEEIGELKQALGDAETDPASAPPTKQTEVEAELGDILFSLVNLARFLKVNPEEALRRATNRFVDRFHLVEALAAEQGRSLTDMTLADMDLLWEEAKRRLADSRPDQSAPARTVLKKGDGG is encoded by the coding sequence ATGTCGGAACACTTCGACAAGGTAGCAGGTATCATGGCGGCGCTGCGCGCTCCGAACGGATGCCCGTGGGACCGCAAACAGACCCATGAATCGCTCAAGCCCTATCTGCTCGAAGAAACCTATGAGGTGCTGGAGACGATCGACCAGGGCGACGAGGCCAAGCTGCGGGAGGAACTGGGCGACGTGCTGCTGCAAGTGTTGTTTCACAGCCAGATCGCCGCCGAAGCCGGTACCTTTACCATCGACGATGTGCTGGAGACGTTAGCCGAAAAACTGATCCGCCGGCACCCCCATGTGTTTGCCACGGACGGCCGGCCCGGCTCCGTCACCAACAGCGATCAGGTGCTGAGTCAATGGGAACAGATCAAACGGGCCGAGCGCGAAGCGGCAGGACACCCCCCATCAGCCCTCGATGGGGTTCCCAAGACGCTTCCAGCCCTGTTGCGCGCTTATCAGATCCAGGCCAGAGCCTCCCGCATAGGATTTGACTGGCCACACAATGCCGGCGGGCTTGAACAAATCTTTGGGAAAATCGTGGAAGAAATCGGCGAATTGAAACAGGCCTTGGGGGATGCCGAAACAGATCCCGCCTCCGCCCCGCCGACCAAGCAGACCGAGGTCGAAGCGGAACTGGGGGACATCCTGTTTTCGCTCGTGAACCTGGCCCGTTTTCTCAAGGTGAACCCGGAAGAAGCCCTTCGGCGGGCGACGAATCGGTTTGTCGATCGGTTTCATTTGGTTGAGGCCCTGGCGGCTGAACAGGGACGATCCCTCACGGACATGACCTTGGCCGACATGGATCTCCTCTGGGAAGAGGCGAAACGGCGCCTCGCCGATTCCCGGCCGGATCAATCTGCGCCTGCACGGACCGTTTTGAAGAAAGGCGACGGTGGATGA